atgctcaccacaatactggctacacgccaggtctgctgctcccgggagccctattttcttgaacgactgggcacactctccctgcttaccattccctcagaccctaaggttgtggagcCTGTGGCTGAGAACCCTAAGTGTATTTTGCCTGCCCTCCGGTAGCCAAGCCCcaggtagctggtgcaagagacctcaggtGTCAGCCCTGGTGGAAGCAGTAGCCGGGGTCCCACGCCTTGGGTCCCACGCCCTgctcctgattcccttggtctgaCTATGGCGCTcaagggagagctgggaggggcccttgaggtttccctgctgtgtggagaggaggggctagggggttacacaacTCCCGCTGCAGGTTTCAATGACGTTATCTCCTCTgtcgcattctggtgacgtcagttctctgccatggtgaaaTCCCATGtgaatggcgacagttcgttccctttgccagtgTCCGATGCAACAGGTGGGTCCTGATCGGCTCTCCCAATCCCTGTCTCAATCCtatggccactgcctatgaaggctcggttggtattaacctccgcaggttcCCGGAGGAGCCGAAAAGTTGTTTCACCAGGAGCGTTTAGcgctgagtcacagcggtttgtctgAGAGACGCAGGGGAACAGGAGCCTGAATTCAGCCGCTgcggctcggtgtgtgttctgaggggtgttgactgttcgccccagatccacgtcagctcagcattgcctagtgatcctgagcaaacagcatttagacggtttaagactccctttgcccgcgcagctgaagaggtcagagacttgaccTCTCAgcacccgccgccatgttggatcagCACAGGGGCTCTAGTCTTTGAAAGGGTGACTTTGGGACTGAGAAATCCATGTTCTCAGTTGAGGGCTATGGGGAAACACAGCCTGGACTTCCCAGCCCAGGAGAGACCCCATCTGCTCCCTGGATGGGGGGTTCCCCCTCTTGGCCCCGTCACCCACTTCAGCTTTGGAGGGAGCCCCAGCACCTTCCACCCACTGCAGGAGAGGCCTTCTGAGGAAGGGCAGCTGTCTTCCCTGGGTGCCTCGGTGATGGAAATAGCCACTTTCCTTCCTGCATCCCTGATAGGAGCCACACCTGCAGCTGTCTGGCGTTTGGAGGGCTGGACTCTAGGCCAGAGCACTGTCCCTCTGACCCTTTTGCTCCCTTTGGTCTCTGCAGTGTCCTGGAGTCAGCATGGTGACCAGTGTCCAGGCCTCCACCCTGAGGAGTCTCTCCACTCTGTGCATCTTTGTGGCCCTGGTTTTCAGCACCGTGGGTAAGGACCAGCAAGCAACCCTCTCCCAAGGGTGGGAAGCTGGGCAATAAGCCCTCAGGGAGGGAGCCTGAGGGACCCACCTAGCCCACAGGGAGAGGGATGTCCTGTTCCCTCCATCCCTAGGAGTGTCTGTCTACTAGAAAGAGCAACTCCCACCCTTGCCACTTTTCCCTCCTGAATGACTTTTCAAATGTTGCTGCTGATGCCCTGCAGTTTTGCATAAATTTGAGGCTCATTTCATGCATGTACAGAGTTTTTGCTGATTCAGTGTTCAGTGCTccattccctcccttcttccttctttcccctaCACTTTGTTCTTCCTCCCATGAACCTATCTTTAAATTTCTCCAATGTAGTCATGCATAAAGAGGAATTCACTGTGGCAGAGTTGCCAGTGTACACAACATAACTGGATCAGCCTCCCTTGGTGTTATTTCCCTCTTGTAGAGAGTTACACGTGTATGAAATGCATGGGGGCAAAATGCAAGAATGACCAGGGTACCTGTGAGACCTCTCAAAGCTGCTTCCATTTCCAGCAACTGTATACTTCACCAGGTGAGCCCTGCCTGCCACCCGCCCTTGCTGCTGTACACAGGAcctgggaggaaggggctgctcTGCTCAGGACTCGGTATAGCTGCttcctcccctccactcctccactctaccctggctcccTCACCTAAAGTCCTGCCAGGATGAGGCTGGGTGTGGGCAGGGGAGGTGGCAGGAGTGGGCACTGTGCCAAGTGAAGGCTCTCAGGGGGAAGTACTGAGTGACTCCAGTCCCTGCATCAGTCTCAGAGGTGGGGGATCAGTGAGAAAGGACTCCCCTGCCCCaatattttttgtgatgctggggctgaaacccagggtcccacacatACCTGGCAAGCACTGGAGCAGCACCATCAAATGGTTCCTCCATGGGTTTGTTCTATGAAGGAGACCATTGGGGAGGACTCTTGGGAAAGTAGAAACTCTAAGGACACAGGGGTGCCCTTGCAGAATTCCTTGATACTGGCTGCCTGTCTGGGCACCCCACTCTCTAGGGCTCAGAGGGAACATTCTCTTTGGTTCTGGTTCTGTACAGATGGTTCACCAAAACTTATGCAGACTAAAGGCTGCTCTCAAAAGGCGTGCACTCCCCTGGCCTTCTCTGCCACACTGGGGAGGGGACAGATACTTGGGTATGATATGAAGTGCTGCTACCATGAAAACTGCAACCAAGGGAACTCAGAACGTGAGTGCCTGCTCTTCCCCCTGCGCCCTTTTCTTGCCCACCTGCTCCTGGGCACATGGACTTTCACTCTGTCTCAGAGGTACATTCCCATGACCTATCTCTGCTTCTGAGAAGCCCAGAGCTTTTTCTTGCTGAGAGTCTCTCCTTTCTCCTGAAGGGTCAGGTTGGACCTAAGTCTCTTCTGCATAGGAGACGGGCACCTGAGTGGTGGGACAGGCCTGGGCATTTTCTCTACGTGTGGGTCTGTAAAGCCATGTGCTTTGGGTCACCATCCCAGCAGAGAGACTCTCCtcacctatcccactcctcaccTCTCTTGTTCTGTTTGCTGAGATGGACTCACACTATATTCTCacgctggcctccaactcctgggctcgagcaatcctgctgcctcagcctctagggTGGGGATGGCTAGGACTGTGGGTCCCAGGCCACACCTGCCTGTCCATCACTCTGTTAGCAGCATGATTTCAGGCCTCAGGTTACCTTCTGCCCCATTATCTAGGATTGTTCTCCACCCAGGGAGAGAAAGTCCTTGAGGAAAGGGGAAGATAACACTAAATCCCTACAAACTCTCTCTGATTACTATTTCCTACCTGATCCATGAATCCTGTCCCTAATCCCTCCTATGCCAATCTAGCTGTGAATGGTTTGAGGGATTTTGGAATATTCACAAATTTAGGGGATAAGAATTATCTCAGCTCTTCTTTTTGCCCATTGCTCACCATGAAAACTTTCTCTCTTTATTCAGTGTCTCCAGTGTCCAAGGAAGAAAATGGCGTTGTATGTCCTGCCTGCTTCTCTGAGAATGGCATGATCTGTATCCCACAGCCCCTCAAGTGCACAGGGGCAGAGACGAAATGCCTTGAGATTAAGGGTATGGATTTTCCTTAAGCATTTTGGGTCATCCTCTTAAAGGGCACAAAGTGTCAGCCATCTATTGCTGTGTATCTAATTACATCCAATCTTAACAGCTTAAGAAGACATGTGTCACCCCACGGTCTGCAGGTGGCAGGTCTGAGAGTGGCATAGAGGTGGTGCTTGCTCAGGCTGTCTCCTGAGCTGTGGTCCAGCCGGCAGCAGGGGCTGAGATTGCTCAGAGCCAGGATGTGCTTCCAAGCCCATGCAGCCTCCATTCCTCTTCCTGGGCCTCTTCCTAGGTCTCCTGGGGGTCATGACCTGCCAGCTGGCTTCCCCCAGAGCTGGGATGAGAAGTGGGTGGGGGAGCTGAGGTTCTTCACAAGTTCATCTGAGAAGAGACACTGCTTCATTTCTCCTACCCTCCCAGTCACCTAGAACCACCCTGTTACACCTGGGGAGGAAGGCATGGACGCACCGTCAGCAGGGGTGGGACCTGCAGCTGCATGACAGTGCCTGACGCCCACAAGCAAGTGGGGCTAGAGGTCCAAGGGCCTGGGTATCCCTCGTAGGATTGCAGGGAGCCATGGGGCAGGAGACAATTGAGCAGCTCCGAGGAGAACAGAGGAGAGGACTGGGGACACACGGGCTGTCATGTTGTCCTGGAAAGGGACCGTGTCTCAGTGACATGAAGGGTGGACACCCACAGTCCTCTGTCACCCTCAACACCATTACCTCTAAGAGCAAACCCTCAGGGCCAAGCACTGACTTTCTGCATGGTGTCATTCTGACTCCAGTGAAAGTTTTCAAGTTTTCCTGAGTAGGAGAAAGCTTGTGTTTGTGGTGAGGGTGCAGGAGCCCCTCAGATGGGAACAGGAGAAGCCACCATGGGGTGTCCTTTATGGGCTGGACAGCTAGATGGGGCACTGTCAAGTATTTTCTGATCAACATGTAAAGGGTTCCCTGGAATTAGTGGCATTTGAGGAGCTAAATATTGTTGGAGCTGAGAGTTTGATGAGAATGAAGGTTTGTcatggttttttcttttctttttttttttttttttttttgagtactttgGAGGAGGGTCTGAGACTAGCAGGGAGGGCCCTCTGTCTAGCTGAGCTGACCTGAATGAGGGAAATGGGTGTCACCTGGGATACAGAGGAGAGGTGGGCTCTCTGCAGTGGGGCAGCCTTTCTGCTCCAGGTTTCTGTAGCATGTGTCAACCCTGGGCAGAGGGGACCTCATCTACAGTATTTCCCTCTGGGTTCCCAAAGGATGTGAAGGTGCAGAAGAGGACAGGGATCCCAGATGTGTTCAGCCAAACCCTTGAGGTCCGACCTCCACCTCCTTCCCTGCCTTTATCAACCACATCTCTCCTAGGGAGGCCGTAGAGGCTCTGGTCTTGCCTGTTAGACAGCAGGGTACTTTTAACATCTTTCCACCACTGGAGAGATGGTGGAACCAGAGGAAAACTTGCTTGGTCCCAGGATGGAAGTGCATGATTGTCATGCCAAAGGCAGAGGTTAGGGGTCAAGGGCCATTCTGATGAACTTTGTCCTTCTCAAAGGAAGTAGAGAAATGGACATGAAGACAGGGGTGAAGAGGAGAGACAGGGTGACAGAGAGTCTAACTGCCAATCTTTCTCCCACAGGGTTGACTGGTGGTAATCCTCCTTCAATAGTGTCTGCTATGGGTTGTGCAACCGAAAGTGCTTGCAAATTGGGTACGATAGAATTGAATTATGAATTGGAGTTCGACTGTGTAAAGCCCATCAGTGGGAGCCCCCTGCTGACACCCATTATCTCGTCCACTCTGACTAGTCTTCTCCTACTCAAAGTCTTGCTTTGATTGCTCGAGGGTGGCAAGTCCATCATTCCACAACCTGGAAACGTGAATGTCTTCTGGGGGTCCTTCTCCAGCATACTCAACAGTACAGATTTAAAAAGCTGATgcttacatacatatgtatatgcttACTTGTTTGTACCTGaggttaaaataaataataattgttattcATTCTCTCAGGGGCTCTTTCTTCACCCAAGTACATATTTCAGAGGAAGTCTGAGATGAGATCTCTACGAATCTCTATGGTCCCTCCATGGTCTCAATGCATGTTCTCGGCCACACATCTAGGAATACACCTCTTTTCTGAAATCCTCATCCCCTGCCCTCCAATCCCCAATTTCCCTGCGCTAATGGAAATGCTTTTGAATGAATGATTCAGGGTGCAGCAGGGTGCTCTCCCACAGTTTGTAGAGTCTCGGGTACAGCTGAAGCTCCCTACCTCAGATCCACTTGTGTGGAATCCTTGTCATGCTCTCTGGACACTTCTGCTTCCAAAGATGGACACAGGCATAGGTGGTCTCTGAAGGTATTAAGAAGGAGATTGGGACAGAACTCAGTtcgtagagtgcctgcctcgtgcacaaagccctgagtttaatctccagtaccacaaaaaatttaataaaaaaagagaaaatggatgaaGATGCATCATCAGCACTCAAGACAGGTGTGTTTCATCTTCATAAGGCAGGTTTGAGGCTATGGTGGCCACTGCACACCTCAGATGGTGCCTGTGAGGAGGTGGGGGATCCAGGAGAGGCAGAGCCTTTACAGAAACCTCCTGGTGCTGACCCACCACAAAGTGCCCCTGCAGTCTGCTCAAAGGGACACCTTGGTTCTCTAGCTCTCTCTCCCAGAGGGTGCAGCCTCCTCCTGAAGTTGCAGCATCGTGTCCCAGCGGTATTTCTTTCTTGGGCATTTTTAAAACCAAGGATGTTTTTGCCCAGGTCGGGTCTTCCTGGGTCTCCTGTGAGtagctcttcttttcctcctgGGCACAAGCCATGCCCAGCTCACAGCTCTCTCTGTCATTCTCCATGGGTGAGGGCAACACACCTCCAGCCTGCTCTGTGGAGCCCTTTGGCACGTGCTCACCCTCGTTTCCTGCACCTGTAGCTGTGTGGGGTGGACTCTGGGCCCCAGAGGAAGGCTGAGTCTCAATAGGAGAGAAGATGCCCAAGTTAGAACTAGGATTGTTGATGGACAGAGTTGATCTGGGAAGGGATGTATGGGTTCTTGTTGGACCTGGCAATTGATGAGCAAGAATTAATTCCTTCTGTTCCCCATGAGAAGGGATTGGATTTCAATGATGATAAAAAGTCATAACACATGTGGAGGGCTTACTGCACTCCAGCCACCATACTACTCACTCCAGATGCATTGACTCCATTCTCACCAAATGCAATGTATGTATTATGGTCATCCCATCtcacagatgaagaaagagactagttcttcctctctctccctacTTGCCTAGGGCCTAAGGGCAGGAGAAGAGCACCCAAGGTACCCATTCTGAACTCCTGTGCTGGAAGGATTGCTTCCCTGAGGTGTGAGCTATCTACTTCCTTTTCATTGATAAGCAGCCAGTTAGCCCATATCTTTCACACTAGATCATTTACTATCTATGCTGACCCCCTGGCCTTGGCCTGTGTCTCAGAACTAAttatagtaatttaaaatttgggaacatccttcttcattttttataagTGGTATCAGTTTTTATGGCTCCCATAACAAACTATGAAAAAAACAGGTGGCTTTGAGCAACAATCCATTCCTTATGTTTCTGGAGGTAAGTCTGGCTGCAGCCCAGGTGAGTGCAGGACAGGTTCCCTGTGGGAGTAAGTGGACATTTGGTCTCCGTGTCCTCTCAGTTCTGGTGGCCCTCTGTACAGCTGTACAGCTCTGACATCTTCCAGGGTCACCTGTTGGCTATCTGCCTCTGTCACCATGTGCCCCTTCCTGCTGGTGCCAACGCCCTTCTTCCTCTTATGAGGCCCTTGTGATTACATGGGGCCACCAGCCAAGTTGGCATCGTTTCCCCACCACAAGATCCTTAGTCCCAACTTCAATGACTCTTTGGAAGATATATTCACAGAACTGGGGATTAGAATGTGTACTTATTTGGAGGACAATATTCAGCCCATCACATAACTGacctatttgaagaaaaaaaatggggaactATTGAAACTGTTGTGCGTTGGGATCAGTCAAGGGAAGGGTCCTGCCCAGGAAACTCAGTTAGGGCTGGACTGCCTCTGGAGAGAACTTGGCTCACATGAAGCCCCTTGGACTAGCTGGGGAAGTAAGCCCAGGGAGGTTAGTAGGAGACTTTCCCAGAACACTGGCCATCCTCGATGGCGTCCTACATGAAAGCTGACAAAAATATAGACACTTCTTCTGTTGCCTTCTGATGAGACCAGAGGGTAAGGCACAATGCAGGCCACTGCTCCAAGATGCAGTTGTAGGGCAGTGTGTCTTGGGGGCCTACATGAGCAGAGAGGAACTCATGTCCCCGCAGTGATGTCACTTTTCCTCCAAAGAGATGCAGACCTCACAAAATTCTGGTCCCTTTCTTAGTCCCCATCCTTTGTGGAGGGTGGGTGTCTATGATAAAGCCTCTCCTGGCCCAGTCCTGAACGCCTTCATGACCACCCAATGTCCAGGCCCCACGCTGCTGCAGTGTCTGTGCCCTTGGAATCCACTCCACAAGCCCAACACCAGAAGTGCCCTGCCCCTTGTGCTTGGGGACCAAGCATTCCGCAGTGTGGCCGCTGTGTTCAGCTCTAGGCTGCTCACCACCTGGTACCTCCTCCCTTGAGCTCGTGAAGACACAAACACCTGCCCCTTGTCTGTGCTGCCCCCTCAGATAggcctctgctcccctcccacaGTCCTTCAGCTCCTGGCCTGCTCTCCTGGACTGTCTTGGCTCCTGTCCAATTTGCTCTCTTTGTCTATGGTGTGGTGTGGGGTATGTGCATGTTGGCACATCTCAGAGAGAAGCCCACATGGACACCCCCAGCATGGGCCTTCTCCTGGAAGCTTGCTATGGTCTGTATGTGAGATGTCCCCCTAAAcctcctgttaatgcagaaatCTTTAGAGGTGAAAAATTACATTATGAGAGCTGCAGCGTATTCAGGGGATTCATCCTGATatgattaactgggtagtaactgtaggcaggtagggcgcTGTTAGGGGAGGACAGGGTGGGCCTTGGGCTTTCTGTTTTTTCCCTCATGGATGGCATCTCCCCTGCTCTCTGATGCTGCCATGAGCTgcctgcttccctcctccacactcttctgccatgatgttctgcctcatctctgaCCTAGAGTCCTGGCGATGGCCgggtatggactgagacctctgaaattgtgagcaccaaataaacttttcctcctttgtcAGGTTTTTGGTCATAGCCATGGAAAGCTGACTAGAGCAGGGCTCTATCAGGGAGCTGGGGACAGACTTTCATATACTTCCTGAACTTTCCACCAGTTGAGGAGGAGCGCGGACTGGTGTTTATCTCCCTGGGACTCACTGACTCTTCTCATGTTGTTTGTTTCGAGTACTGACCCACTATGATgcaaaacacagaaaacacagCTCTCCCTGACATTTGCAGAACAGTGGCAGGACGCACACCACTGCACAGAATTCCAAGCACAGCTggccagcagggacagggacaccCAAGGAAGGTGAGGACGTGCCCTCTGAGCTGAGGCCTCTGGCAGTGAGCTTGGGGGTTGAGGGAGCATGTGCATGAGGACCCCACTCCTGTGCAAGCTGGAAACTGTTCAACAATGGAGCCCAGACAGGCACGAGTTAGACTAGCCTTCAGGGAGCGAGGCTCTGCAAGAGGAAACTTGGGGCAGTGATGAGGACTCCAGCTGGTTCCAGTGCAGAGGGGCTTATTTCCCAGTTCCCAGAGGCTGTGGATCTGAGACCAAGGTGTcagttggtttcttctgagaagtctccTTGGGTAGCAGATGGTGGTGGTCTTCTCACTGTGCCCCTATGTGGTCCAGGCTGCTGGACTCAGACAGGTGGTCCCGGGTAATCCCTCCTCAAGGGCACCTCGCCAGGCACCAGTGCTGCCAGCTCCATGAGCCAGCCAGGAGGCTgtctggaggagggaggaggagggactcAGAGCCCAAGTCGCCACCTGGTTCTGAGCAGGGATACAGGCAGTGCTGTGGTGTCGGGGCCCCAAGCCCACCACATCTGCTTCCTGGGCTTTACAGAGGTTGGGATTgacaggaggccctgggtcaccagcacccccacctccaggcctctctctgcctctgcccgTGTTCAGCTGGCCTCTCTGGGGCTCCTGGTCCATCAGGGCAGTGCCTGAGGGGAGCCTCCAGACCTCCAGACGCACTGAGCTGGGGTAGCGGCTTGTGATTCTGCAGTGGCTGTTGGGAGCCTCACTGGAGCCTCTGGGCCCTGGTGACGGCTGTGCTTGCCTCTGTGCAGGAGAATTCCTCAGGCTGTACCAGGACATGTCCTGCTCAGGACAGAACTGTATGCAGGAGCTGGATCCCTTCACTGTCCACGTGGCTTCTGGGAAGCACGTCCACTTTGCCAGCCAGTGCTGCCAAGGACAGCCCTGTGGAAATGCCAGCAATGTCCTGGGTGTGTGCTGGCCTGGGCTGCACAGTGCCCGCCTCCTACTCCTGCCCTCTATGCCCACGCCCCTTCCCCTGGGGGGGGAGACCTCAAGTCCCAGCACTTCCTGCATCCCTTGGTGACATTCCCTTCTGACGTACAACAATTACGTGAGGAACCAGTGTGACAAACTGGCCCTGCTACCATGCTGTCCCCCCTCAGTAAGGACAGGTGCTGGGAGCATCCTGATGTGCAAAGGGCAGTGGACATTCCTCAGTAGTTCtcaaactcagggtctcaggTCTTCTGTGAAGACGCTGAGGATCCCAgacagcttttatttatttatattttatttatttacatatttctctCTCTTAGAAGTCAAagctaagaaaatacaaaaatcatgTACAATTCACTCAAAAAATAATTAGACAACGACACAAGTATGGTTTTAAGTAGAAATACTactacattttacaaaatgaaatgtttttgcGGGTGGAGTGGTGTCCCTGGGTGTCCTGCAGAGCTCTTAGTTACTGGAGCAGCAGGCTTGGCCGCCTGCTTCAGCTGCTGCTCTGCTGTATCTCTCCCCCCATGGGCTCTGAAAACCCCGTGAGGCTCAGAGGTGCCCACACAGTGGTCTGCATCTATAGACTCGGGACTCCCGGACCCCAGTTTGAGCACTGCTGACCTAACCAAAGGCCTCCCTATGAAGAGATGAAATGTGGCCCCAGAGGTACAGTTCATGGCCACATCACAGAGCCAGTGAGCTCAGAGCAGGGCTCTTCTCCGTGcttcctttccctcttatcaggatGATGAGTCAGGGCCTGAAGTGCTCCATACAAGGGtctgccctgggcctgggcctcgAGGTCCTCACTCTGAGAATCCTGCAGCCTGTCTCAAATGCACCCTTTGCGGAGACCTTTGGGTCCTCCTCCTCATTCCCTGAAACTGGGACTTTGGGGCTTGCCCTGGGCGGCCTGAGTGGGGCCCCTACATGAGGGTGCTCTGTCTCTGGATCCACTGATGGCCAAAGGGACAAGTAGGGAGACAAGGACACCTGGGGAAGGAAAGCACATCTTAGTGACAACCTGCAGGGTAAGCACAGGCTTGAAACAGTAGGTttccaggagccaggcccaggcctTGGGTGGACATTCTGGCTCATTCCTGCAGGAAACCTCAGACTCTGTCGCCACAGTGGACACTTCTCTTCAAATGTTCATTGCTTGCTaaacttgtttattattttaaaatattttaagtataagttGCTTTATTCAGTCATGTATATGTTTTTAAACTTTCCAATTGAATATTGAAAATTACAGGTAGAATATAACGACCATGAAATCTCTTGACATTTCGGTGTCAGCCAGACACTTCTTCTCAGTTGGAACCCACGCAGTTCTGCATTGCCCTCTGATCCTGAGTGGCCTGGGCACCCCGCCGCCCCCATGAGCACTTCCCACCAGCGTCTTCAGCCTTCCTTCCAGCCCAAGGTCTGCTCTTCCCCCACTGCTGAGC
This genomic interval from Marmota flaviventris isolate mMarFla1 chromosome 5 unlocalized genomic scaffold, mMarFla1.hap1 SUPER_5_unloc_1, whole genome shotgun sequence contains the following:
- the LOC114082195 gene encoding protein RoBo-1-like isoform X1 — protein: MATVRSLCQCPMQQCPGVSMVTSVQASTLRSLSTLCIFVALVFSTVESYTCMKCMGAKCKNDQGTCETSQSCFHFQQLYTSPDGSPKLMQTKGCSQKACTPLAFSATLGRGQILGYDMKCCYHENCNQGNSELSPVSKEENGVVCPACFSENGMICIPQPLKCTGAETKCLEIKGLTGGNPPSIVSAMGCATESACKLGTIELNYELEFDCVKPISGSPLLTPIISSTLTSLLLLKVLL
- the LOC114082195 gene encoding protein RoBo-1-like isoform X2; amino-acid sequence: MATVRSLCQCPMQQCPGVSMVTSVQASTLRSLSTLCIFVALVFSTVESYTCMKCMGAKCKNDQGTCETSQSCFHFQQLYTSPVSPVSKEENGVVCPACFSENGMICIPQPLKCTGAETKCLEIKGLTGGNPPSIVSAMGCATESACKLGTIELNYELEFDCVKPISGSPLLTPIISSTLTSLLLLKVLL